In Leisingera sp. M658, the genomic window GGGGCATCCACTGCCGTTTCGGGGCTTACTCCGTTGTGGCGGTAGTAGGTTGAATAGATCGTTGCCCCGACAAAGGTGATACCCCCGGCAAGATTGCCCAGCACGGTGGGGATCTCATTGTAGAGCAGGTAATCAGCCCAGGTGAAACCGGCCCCCAGCAGCAGCCCGGCGGGAAACAGGAACATGTTCACCACCGAATGCTCAAACCCGAGATAGAAGAAAATCAGGATCGGCATCCACATTGCGATCACCTTGCCCGACACGCTGGTCGACATGATCGCGGCAACCACGCCGGTGGAGACCATCCAGTTGCACATGACGGCCCGGATAAACAGGGTTGTCATGCCGCCGATGCCGGCCTCGGCATAGCCCAGTGTCCGGGCTTCACCGATGGTGCGCAGCTTCTGCCCGACGTCGCCGGCCTCCTGGGTGAAACCCATGGTCAGGATCGTTGCCATGAAGATGGCTGTTGTCATTGCCCCCAGGAAGTTCCCGGCAAAGACCAGTGCCCAGGTGCGCAGCATTGCACGCGGGGTGCAGCCCGGACGGTTAGTCAGCACCGCAAAGGGCACCAGGGTAAAGACGCCGGTCAGCAGATCGAACCCCAGCAGGCTGAGCATGCAGAACCCTACCGGGAACAGCAGCGCGCCGATCAGCGGATTGCCGGTGTTGACGGTGACGGTCACTGCAAAACCGGCGGCCAGGGCCAGGATCGCCCCCGCCATATAGGCCCGAATCAACGTGTCCTTTGCGGACAGGCCGACCTTGGAGGCGCCGGCTTCGACCATCGCCTCGGCAAGTTCATGCGGTTTGAGATATGACATCTGGCATCCCTCAGCTTTGCGACGGGCGCATGGGATCAGGCATTTCCAGCACCGGTCGGTAGCCGTCCGGGTCGGCATCCGGCACCGGATCCTTGGCGGTTCTGTGCGCGCTGCCGCGCGACAGCAGGATCAGCAGCGCCGGGGTGACGGTGAATTCGACCAGCAGCCCCAGAAAGATCGTTGCCGTGGTGACAAACCCGAAGGTGGCAAGGCTTTGCACGGAACCGGTTGTGTAGACGATAAAGGCCACCACCAGGATCAGGGTCTGTATGCCCATCGCCTTGCCCGCGCTTTGAAAGGTGCGGTGCAGGGCAGTGTCCAGATCCGTGCCCTGCTTGCGGCGGTCCAGGAAATTGCGGGCAAAATGGATCGTGTCGTCATCCAGAATACCCAGGGCAATTGCGCCGATCAGGATGGTGAAGGGATCCAGGATAATCCCCATATGGCCCATGAAGCCCAGGACCAGCAGCACGCAGCAGACGTTGATTGCCGCCATTGTCAACCCGATCACCACCGACCGGGCGATCAGCATCATCACCAGCGCCACAATCGCGGTTGCCATCAGAAAGGAAGAAATCTGCGTTTCCGTCAGGAAGGTGCTGATTTCCAGCCACATCGGAACCACACCGGTGACCACAACCGCGGCATCCGGATAGCCTGCTTCGGCCATCACGGCAGCGGCCTCGGCCTTGATGGTTTCGACCAGCGGCGTATAGGCGCTGTAGGCGCGCGACGGCACCAGGAAGGTCAGCCGGGCTTCGTCAAAGCCGGCACTGGCCACCCGCTCCATCTCGTCATGGCCGGAGCTTTCGAACAGCAGGATCAGCTGGGCAATGGCGTTGCGGTTGTCAGGAATGGCATAGCTGCCCAGGGTCTGTTCCGACAGTTCCTTGACCACATCAGCCAGAGTGTAGGATTTGACCGGCACATCCTGGTCCACGGCTGCCAGTGCTTTTTGCGTGATGGCATCAACAGCGCGCAGGGCGGCGGGCTCTTTCAGCGCATCGGTCTTGCCAAGCGAGATCAGCACCTCGATCGAGTTGGAGACCGGGATGGCCGCATTGGCAGCCTGATGCGCCTGAAACAGATCCGAGTCCTTCTTGAAGGTGCCCAGATAGTAGTAATCCGTTTCCAGTTTGCTGACCCCGGCGATGGCAAAGGCCACCAGCAGGGCAAACACGGCCACAATCAGCCGCGGCGCGCCGATGGCGAAATTTGCCATCGCGGCAAGCGCCGGGCTGTGTGTGCTGCGGCCCGGCTGCTGCCGGATGCGGTGGCCCCACAGATTGGCCAGCAGCGGGAACAGGATCAGGGTAAAGATACAGGCTGTCATCAGGCCGATGCCCAGGGTCAGGCCCACATCACGCACCGGCAGCACCCGCGAGCCGGAGAAGGCAAACAGCGCGCCGGCGGTGGTGATATTTGCCAGCAGCGCCGGGCCGCCGGCCTGTTCCATGGTGTCCAGAATGGCCGCCTGCACCGGTTCGCCCTTGCGCCGGGCGGTGGTGAAATCCGACAGCAGATAGGCTGCGGTGCCCAGTCCGACCGAGATCAGGAAGGAGGGGACAATCGGCGTAAGCAAACCTGCGTCCGTCCCCCAAAGCCCCATTGCGCCAAGGGCGCAACCGATGGAGAGACAAGCAACCAGCGGCGGCAGCGCCAAGGCCAGCCGGTGGCGGAAGGCGATGAAAAAGCCCGCCATCACCAGCGTAAAGGTGATGCTGCCGAAAATGCCGCTTTCCATGCCGACAATGCGCTGCACGTCCGCGTCAAGGATCGGCGCGCCGATGGCTGTGCCGTTCCACGCCGCATACTCCGGCTGCGCAAGAATGGCGCGCACCGCCTGGGTGAAACCCTCTTTGTCAGCGTTCGAGAAGGTGCTGACGGTTTCCACCAGCACACCGAACTGGCTGCCGCGATCGTTTACGAACAGCCCGTGGTAATAGGGATGGGCGGCTGCCTTTTCCAGCCGTTCGGTGACTTCGGCCTGCGACAGGCCGGCATGCAGATAGTCACCGACATCAAGAACATCATCCTCGCCCGTGATTGAACGCACATTGTGCAGCGCAGTCACCCGGTCGACGCCTTCGATGTCTTCCAGCTGGGTTGCAAATCCCTCCAGCTTTTGGACAAAAGCCGCATTGGCCTCTGGCGGGGTCACGACGATAAAGGAAAACTCATCCGACTGGTATTTCTCCTTGAAGGCGTACCAGTCTTCGATGACCTCGGCCCCCTCCAGGAAGAAGCTTTCCGGAGAGGTGTCAAAGCCGACGCGGGCAAGGCCGCTCATGAGGGTGGCGGAGACCGCCAGCATAAAGACGACGGCCAATATGCGCTGTGCCAGAACAAAGGATGCGAAACGCCGCATGAACCTGGCGAGAAGGGGTTTTGAATGTGTCATGGATCTTACTGCAGCCTGATGGATTCAAGGTTGATTTTGTCCTGGACCATGTCCGAGAGGGCGAAGCGCTGCACCTTGCCGTTACCGGTGCGCGGCAGCGCGTCGAGGAAGAAAATCTTGTGCGGGACCTGGGACTTGGCGAACATCTCGCTGATGGCAGCCTTCAGGGTCTGCTCCAGCCCGGGGCCGGCGGTGGCACCAGCGGCGGGCACCACAAAGGCATAAGGCCGCACCAGGGGTTCGGGATGCTCGCGCAAGACCACTGCGCATTCCGCAACCAAGGGATGCGCGTTGAGGAAGTTCTGGGTTT contains:
- a CDS encoding formate/nitrite transporter family protein; this translates as MSYLKPHELAEAMVEAGASKVGLSAKDTLIRAYMAGAILALAAGFAVTVTVNTGNPLIGALLFPVGFCMLSLLGFDLLTGVFTLVPFAVLTNRPGCTPRAMLRTWALVFAGNFLGAMTTAIFMATILTMGFTQEAGDVGQKLRTIGEARTLGYAEAGIGGMTTLFIRAVMCNWMVSTGVVAAIMSTSVSGKVIAMWMPILIFFYLGFEHSVVNMFLFPAGLLLGAGFTWADYLLYNEIPTVLGNLAGGITFVGATIYSTYYRHNGVSPETAVDAPLENV
- a CDS encoding RND family transporter, translating into MRRFASFVLAQRILAVVFMLAVSATLMSGLARVGFDTSPESFFLEGAEVIEDWYAFKEKYQSDEFSFIVVTPPEANAAFVQKLEGFATQLEDIEGVDRVTALHNVRSITGEDDVLDVGDYLHAGLSQAEVTERLEKAAAHPYYHGLFVNDRGSQFGVLVETVSTFSNADKEGFTQAVRAILAQPEYAAWNGTAIGAPILDADVQRIVGMESGIFGSITFTLVMAGFFIAFRHRLALALPPLVACLSIGCALGAMGLWGTDAGLLTPIVPSFLISVGLGTAAYLLSDFTTARRKGEPVQAAILDTMEQAGGPALLANITTAGALFAFSGSRVLPVRDVGLTLGIGLMTACIFTLILFPLLANLWGHRIRQQPGRSTHSPALAAMANFAIGAPRLIVAVFALLVAFAIAGVSKLETDYYYLGTFKKDSDLFQAHQAANAAIPVSNSIEVLISLGKTDALKEPAALRAVDAITQKALAAVDQDVPVKSYTLADVVKELSEQTLGSYAIPDNRNAIAQLILLFESSGHDEMERVASAGFDEARLTFLVPSRAYSAYTPLVETIKAEAAAVMAEAGYPDAAVVVTGVVPMWLEISTFLTETQISSFLMATAIVALVMMLIARSVVIGLTMAAINVCCVLLVLGFMGHMGIILDPFTILIGAIALGILDDDTIHFARNFLDRRKQGTDLDTALHRTFQSAGKAMGIQTLILVVAFIVYTTGSVQSLATFGFVTTATIFLGLLVEFTVTPALLILLSRGSAHRTAKDPVPDADPDGYRPVLEMPDPMRPSQS